The genomic DNA TATGCTGTATGGCCAAAAGCATGTGGACAACCCTTTTAAATTAGTGGATTTAGCTATTTCAGCCACCAGCCACACCCATTCATGACGGGTGTATATAATAGAGCACAACGacatgcaatcttcatagacaaacattggcagtagaatggctatactgaagagcttagtgacttttcaacgtggcaccctcaaaggatgccacctttccaacaagtcagtttgtcaaatttctaccctgctagagcttccccggtcaactgtaagtgctgttagtgtgaagtggaaacgtttaagagcaacaacggctcagccgtgaagtggtaggccacacaagcccacagaacgggaccgccaagtgctgaagcatgtagcaCGTTAAAatcgcctgtcctcggttgcaacactcactaccgagttctaaacggcctctggaagcaacatcagcacaataactgtttgtcgggagcttcatgaaatgggtttccatggccgagcagccgcacacaaacctaagatcaccatgcgcaatgccaagcatcagctggagggGTGTAAAAGCTCAaaagtgcacaaagcgaggtccatacagaaatgttttgtcgagatcggtgtggaataacttgactggcctgcgtagagccctgacctcaaccctatcgaacacctttgggatgaactggaacgccaactgcgagccaggcctaatcgcccaacatccgtgcctgacctcactaattctgttctggctgaatggaagcaagtccccagaacgatgttccaacatctagtggaaagcctttccagaagagtggaggctgttatatcatcaaagggggggaccaattctatattaatgcccatgattgtggaatgagatgttcaacaagcaggtgtccacatacttttgttcataTAGTGGAGACAACTATGATTTTGTTTTAAGATTTGGACTGGTGCGGACCAACCAAATGTGGTCTTGTATTGGGGCAGAGCTCATTAAAACTAGGTTATTACATATTTCTACCTTTTTGTGTACATATTTATTAAGGATCACCATTTAgctctgccaaggcagcagcttctcttcctggagTCCAGCAACATTATACAACAAAAatgcactgctcaaaaaaataaagggaacacttaaacaacacaatgtaactccaagtcaatcacacttctgtgaaatcaaactgtccacttaggaagcaacactgattgacaataaagtTCACATGCtcttgtgcaaatggaatagacaacaggtggaaattataggcaattagcaagacacccccaataaaggagtggttctgcaggtgttgaccacagaccacttctcagttcctatgcttcctggctgatgttttggtcacttttgaatgctggcggtgctttcactctagtggtagcatgagacggagtccaCAACCCACACAACTGGCTCagatagtgcagctcatccaggatggcacatcaatgcgagctgtggcaagaaggtttgctgtgtctgtcagcgtagtgtccagagcatggaggcgctaccaggagagaggccagtacatcaggagacgtggaggaggccgtaggagggcaacaacccagcagcaggaccgctacctccgcctttgtgcaaggaggagcaggaggagcactgccagagccctgcaaaatgacctccagcaggctaCAAATGTGCATctgactccatgagggtggtatgagggcccgacgtccacaggtgggggttgtgcttacagcccaacaccgtgcaggacatttggcatttgccatagaacaccaagattggcaaattccccactggcgccctgtgctcttcacagatgaaagcaggttcacactgagcacgtgacagacgtgacagagtctggagatgccgtggagaacgttctgctgcctgcaacatcctccagcatgaccggtttggcagtgggtcattcatggtgtggggtggcatctctttggggggccgcacagccctccatgtgctcgccagaggtagcctgactgccattcggtactgagatgagatcctcagaccccttgtgagaccatatgctggtgcggttggccctgggttcctcctaatgcaagacaatgctagacctcatgtggctggagtgtgtcagaagttcctgcaagaggaaggcattgatgctatggactgacccgcccgttccccagacctgaatccaattgagcacatctgggacatcatgtctcgctccatccaccaacgccacgttgcaccacagactgtccaggagttggcggatgctttagtccaggtctaggaggagatccctcaggagaccatccgctacctcatcaggagcatgcccaggcgttgtagggaagtcatacaggcacgtggaggccacacacactactgagtctcattttgacttgttttaaggacattacatcaaagttggattagCCTGTAGTGTGgatttccactttaattttgagtgtgactccaaatccagacctccatgggttgataaatttgatttccattgataatttttgtgtgattttgttgtcagcacattcaactatgtaaagaaaaatgtattttattaagaatatttaattcattcagatctaggatgtgttattagagtggttccctttatttttttgagcagtgtatattacaTGACATACATTTCATGTCATTTTTCACCACAGGTAGTGtttgccctcaggccactactctactaccacatacctGCGTAGGATACATCACTGTGAAGAGAAAGACATTCATACATtttccataattatgcatttctgtatagtacagatcagggacccataaTCCTGTTACCTGATTTACATTTTTGGGGAAAATGTTGCATAAACAGGGAGATTTTTaataattctgttaccaaacgtTGCATCCGCGTAGTTCTTCCACTAAATATGTTGTGAAATATTTAttcaaagtagtccttgtgcatagagttgtatggtttgttaaacttttaaatcaatggtttttgtgtGGCATCTGTTTTAAAAGTGTGAAATCAGTTTTTCAAATCTATGTAAATACTTTTCATTTGATACCAAAATGTTttctttaatttaaaaaaaatgaactacgcaagtcagttacAATGATGGCCTTCACTGGCCAAACCCttaagacgctgggccaattgtgcaattgactcccaatcatggccggttgtgattacagcctggaattgaaccagggtctgtggtgactcctctagcactgagatgcagtgccttagactgctgcgccactcgggagcactgGGACCTCAGACATCCCACACAAAATGGGTTGTGAACTAATTCGTATATTTTAGCCATTCATTCACCCATGTCTTCTGGTTCATGGTTTGCTTGTAAAATACACCTTGTCCACTAGAGGGCTGTCTTCTACCACTTAGAACCCTCAGTGGGTTGGTTGTCATAGAGACGAAGCTCAGAAGCCATTTGGTTGCtcctgaaatggcaccctattccccatatagtcaactacttatgaccagagccctatttatttgaactttaaaaaaaatatttttttaactaggcaagaccgtttaaagaacaaattcttatttacaatgacggtttACCCCGGCCAAATccaaacccggacggcgctgggctaattgtgctcctccctatgggactcccaaatcCGGCCGGTTGTGattacagcctggaatcgaaccagggtctgtggagacgcctctagcactgagatgcagtgtcttacatcgctgcgccactcgggagcactgTGACATCAGACATCCCGGTGCTGTCATGAAAAATGGGTTGTGAACTAATTAGTATATTTTATCCATTCATTCACCCATGTCTTTCCTGTCATTACTAGTCATGACTCGACCAAACGGGGATTGTCATTGGCTGATAATGGCAGCCAACTTGTCATTGCAGCCATTCCTGGACTCCCCTTTTCTACTGCACCGTTATAATTGAAATCATAGTACCATGATGGTCTTCTTGTTCACTACCAGTCATAGGCAATTCATGTACCATTTTCCCAAGACAACTCCTTTCAACATCTAGGCTACATTCTGTAACCTGAGGCGCTGATAAATTCTCCATGTTGTTGAATGTCTTCCATGCTGTTACATGGCTCCCTCTGGGGCTGAAAAATTACATCTGATTGACACTCATGCAGTCTTTGATCACTTTAGGCCTGCAGTACAGAGTGTCAGGTCTGGACACTTACCGTTTTACCCAAAAACCCTGCCTGAGAAAAATACTGCTGTTTTGTGAAATTACATCCTAGAGAGAAGCTATAGGTGTCATCAGAAGAGAGACCGTGGAATCTGAAAGCCTTCAGTTACCTTCCACACAACAACTAATCAGCCAAATATCAAGAGGTTTGGCTCATCTGACGAAATTGTCAGTTTGCTAATGTGTTTGGATACTGAAAGACAATTTGGCGTGTTTGAGTAGATGCTAACAGTCAGATGGGTGCGAGAATAGGCTAGAGGGGTGCGAGAATAAGCTAGAGGGCTGCGAGGATAGGCTAGAGGGCTGCGAGGATAGGCTAGAGGGGTGCGAGAATAGGCTAGAGGGGTGGGAGAATAGGCTAGAGGGGTGGGAGAATAGACTAGAGGAGTGGGAGAATAGGCTAGAGGGCTGCGAGGATAGGCTAGAGGGCGGCGAGGATAGGCTAGAGGGTTGCGAGGATAGGCTAGAGGGGTGCGAGAATAGGCTAGAGGGGTGTGAGACAATTAACTGAGAAAGGGACATGGGGTTGATTTGGCTGTGTTTACATCAATCAACTCAGAttttttgccaataattgggaaAATATCAGGATTAGGCTTCCTGTGTAAATAGCCTTTGTACTGCAGTATGTTTGTGGATGAACAGGAGAAAATACTGACTTGTGAAGATTCCCATTCCCAGACACATCCGCCCAAATGCGCAGAGAGCCTGGTGGACCAGAGAGTCAAACTTGGCCTTCGTTAGCCAGTACAGAGAGCCGGGAGAAACTCCCAGCGCATACCATAAGGCACTGGTTTAAACCAATCATCTCCCACAACACCTTCCCCTAAACCTCCCCGTACGATAGCACACCACAAGCACAGAGCCACGCCTTGCAGTCTTGTGATTCGCTAAAATTAAATTCCTATTAGAGTTCTATGGTCACGCACACCAAGGCCAACTTTTGATTGGTTGATGTCCCAGGCCTATATGCACTGTGCACAATAGCCTGAGGACGAGGTTAGTGAAGATGCAGAAACATAGAGATGCATATCACCGTCCCATGCAATATATGTTATTGTTAGTGAACCTCGATTAGCATCACATAATCATAAACATGTCGTGATGAGTTAAAACCATTTCCCCAACAGGGTGTAAAAAGCACGGAGTCACAAAGAATAATAGGAAAGAGTAGTAAATTATTTATTTCTACTTTGGGAAGTAAATGACCACTCGACTGAAGCTAGATCAGCTAGctgaatacatttttattttaacttggcaagtaggttaagaacaaattcttatttacaatgacggcctaggaaccgtgggttaactgcctgttcaggggcagaatgacagatgtttacctaGTCAGCTCGGTGGTTCAATCTAGCGACCTTTCTGCTACtagtccaacattctaaccacggctacctgccgccccaatatgtCCATACTGTTGATGATGACATGCCCCTCCTGGGTAAAGACTGATTGGATTAACactgtttccatgtcatttcaataacAACAAATCAATGCGAcgacgttgaatcaatgtggaaaactgattggatttgcaaacaGTCATCAACGTCATCAACACACTTTATAATGAAGGGAAAAACGGTAACCATGCTCATGTTACTGTAGCTTCAACTTATGTGTTACTGCAGCGTTCTCAAGATAAGTATGGGGTTATGGGGGATGACCCCCGTTTATCTTCACCTGCGATCCATCGCTTCGTTTGTGCGGTCCTCTCTTGATGAAGATCATATTTTTTTTGGAGCTGATATTTCTGTCTTCTCAAGGACTGTATTGAACCATGTGTATGAGAGAAATAATGGACATCTGTCTACTCCTTCTTCCCTGTTATTGACTCAGTGCTTTAAACACACTGTTTTTACAATGAGGGGAATGGGGAAGAAGTCCAGACAACGTAGTTGTAGGTGCTGGAGAATAAAAGAAGAGATGTTTGATGTCTCGGGGCTCTTTTCAATCCGCGTTGTGGGAGTTCAGATTTACAACGTGATTGAAAATGTAACGTTCCAGATTTTaacggagactgcattcacggtaaacgctgctgCGTATGTCGGCTCAGTCgaaaattacctttacatttctattgtggaatctgtaactcttcaggttcacagactgaatagagcccttaaTTGTGGTTGGAAATGGTGACGTCATCAACACTGAGTGGCAGAATGGTTTTACTCTCTTCATTCCTATGGTCCTCTTTATCCAGAGGCATATATGGAGATTATGTACatagatacatacagtatatataatgtgtatatactTTATGTACATACACTGTGTTTTGCTGTTCATGTTGGAGAGGGTGAGCTCCAAACACCCCCGATCTCGTCAACAGTTGTCCCGTTTTGAGTTTGTGTTTCATGTAACCACATGGGGGTGTTGTCGGAGAGCTCCGTGCTCTTGGATAGCTTATGTAAATGTTTGATCACAAATTGATATAGCATCTGCTTCTCACACTTTTTTTCAAATGTGTATATAAAGAAATAGTTTTGTTTTTATAAAGCACTTTGAATATTGAAAGGCCACATGCATTTATTTTTGTAAGTACATTTTAATGTGTTGTGCACTCAGCCACACACTAATAGATTGAGAACATCAAACTTGGTGCCTGCTGTGATAACACCATAAAGATGCCACATCTTTCCTCTTTGACAAGTTACTCTCTCTATTTGAAGCATGACTAACAAAGAAGTGACTCACACAGCTGATGCCTCATGGCATGCAGCAGCCATTGTATATGGCAAATTGGCGACACAATGACTTTGACCACATGAATTAAAGTGTTTCTGAACATGGGGGGGGACATATGGGAACCGGTTCTATAATCTCTGCCATAATCAAAGCTGAGTTGTGAGAAAATCCAACATGACAGTTTACAGATGACAGTTCAACATGCAATGTTTCAACAAGTAATTTCATGTATTTTATATTAAGCAGACATGACCTTTTTAAAGCTGGAATCCACATAAGGGCAAAACGACACCGCTGTGCGCGCCAGGCTTTCTGAGGCTTTCTGAAGCTTTCTGAGGCTTTCTGAAGCTTTCTGAGGCTTTCTGAAGCTTTCTGAGGCTTTCTGAAGCTTTCCGAGGCTTTCTGAGGCTTTCTGAAGCTTTCTGTTTGTTATGTGTTGTACTATGTCTGATTTACTTCCTTATCAGTTCTATTGGATGCAAATACGCTGTAGACACTTGTTGTCCCATTGGCAACATTGGCAACCAAATAAACatttcacacacagacacgtagaCGATCGTTAACAGTGTCCAGATAGAAGGTGAGGAATCACACAAACTGTCGGCGTTGAAGTTCAGTAATGCTGGTTTGAGGAGCTTGTTATCTCAAGAGTGTTTTGTCTTGAAGACACACGAGCTTCTGTTAAATCAGACACAGTTCAAATGGATTTCTCAACACAAAACAATGACTGAAAAGATTTCCCTCTGTCCCTTCTCTTGCTTCATCAAACAACATTGGAATACAGAGGTGAGGCAAGACAGACAATGCTTCGGCTCCACAGTTGTCCAGTGTGACTTCTGTCTTTCTGTTTTTGAAGTTTATTTTCATCAACAGGGAAAAAAAGAAGCTCAACTGAAATGTTTCTAAAGTGGGTTCAGTCTTCCCACTGTGTGGCGCAGTCTTCTATACACTCATTTCCAGTCAGAACAAGTAAGCATCTGGCTGCCTTTAGAAGACAGCGTCCTACGAAGCGCCCTTCatattaaaggcccaatgcatcCATTTTTATcttaatatcaaatcatttctgggtaaaaaTTAAGTACCTTAATGTGATTGTTTTGAATCAAAATGGTCAAAACGAAACAATGGCTTCTTAACAAGAGCAATTTCTCATGCAAGAACTTTGAAAGGACTGTCTGGGAGGAGGagaactgaaaactagctgttattggctgagtttttggaactctctttcttattggcctATTAATCTATTAACCAAtttactgcctggtgatgttaccagtcaggccaaaactccatcccaccaaaacaggctgaaatttcaggcagtcttttacAAAAAAGCTCTTACACTAATAGGGCATcatcattatttaaaaaatgtcacaGTATTATCCCAACCTAAATATATATCAAACACAAataaatcacgtttttgactgcactgggcctttatgCGTCCTACGAAGGGCTCTCCATTACCTCCTAAGCATCCTACAAAGTGCCCTACATATTAAGAGCACTACGATGGGCCCTCCATGTTGACGGTGGTGACGAAGCACCTCTGGAACAATCTCTCAGGGTCGGGTGGCTGGTTGTCACAGTCCAGCTTCCTGCTGAAGAAGTGCTTCCTGAAGCCCTGAGGGCCGATGGAAGGTGCTGGGCCGGTGTGGCTGGGGCCCTCTCGGGGGTCCAACCCTGAAATACCgagacacacacgcaggcacacatgcacgcacgcacagacacagacacacacacacacactgcagctgtACTTGTTCATTTTATTCCCAACCAGACATCACTAGCTGGCCCATCATTATGGTATGTCACTAGCTGGCCCATCATTATGGTATGTCACTACTGGCCCATCATTATGGTATGTCACTAGCTGGACCATCATTATGGTATGACACTAACTGGCCCATCATTATGGTATGTCACTAGCTGGCCCATCATTATGGTATGACACTAGCTGGCCCATCATTATGGTATGTCACTAGCTGGCCCATCATTATGGTATGTCACTAGCTGGCCCATCATTATGGTATGTCACTAGCTGGCCCATCATTATGGTATGTCACTAGCTGGCCCGTCATTATGGTATGTCACTAGCTGGCCCATCATTATGGTATGTCACTAGCTGGCCCGTCATTATGGTATGTCACTACTGGCCCATCATTATGGTATGTCACTAGCTGGCCCATCATTATGGTATGTCACTAGCTGGCCCGTCATTATGGTATGTCACTAGCTGGCCCATCATTATGAAACCAGACATCACTAGCTGGCCCCTCATTATGGTATCTCACCAGCTGGCCCATCATTATGGTATGTCACTAACTGGCCCATCATTATGAAACTAGACATCACTAGCTGGCCCATCATTATGGTATGACACTAGCTGGCCCATCATTATGGTATGTCACTACTGGCCCATCATTATGGTATGACACTAGCTGGCCCATCATTATGGTATGACACTAACTGGCCCATCATTATGGTATGACACTAGCTGGCCCATCATTATGGTATGTCACTACTGGCCCATCATTATGGTATGTCACTACTGGCCCATCATTATGAAACCGGACCTCACTGACTGGCCCATCATTATGGTATGTCCCTACTGGCCCATCATTATGAAATGTCCCAAGCAAGACACTAATGATGATAAGTCACTAGCTGGCCCATCTTTATGGTATGTCAGTAGCGGGCCCATTATTATGGTATGTCGCCACCTCTGGTCCCTTGTGTTACCTGGTGGTCGTAGTGGCAGGCCGTTGTCAAGACGACTGGGCTTAGTGGCGATGAAGAGGTAGCAGAGGACACAGACTGTGATGAGGAAGGCCAGGAGGACCACTGCTGCTATGGACAGACCTATCAGAGCCCCAaagctggggagggagggaagtaagggggggggggggagaggggtagagagaagggaagaggagaaagagagatgaggagagagaaacaagaggaaGAACACATCAAAAGAGAGTCAAAGAGTgagtcaacatcaacagtgaagaggtgacttcgggatgctggccttctaggcagagttgcaaggaAAAATACATACCTCAGACTGGCCaattaaaaagaaaagattaagatgggcaaaagaacacagacactggacagaggaactctgcctagaaggccagcatcccggagtcgcctcttcactgatGAAGTtgggactggtgttttgtgggtactatttaatgaagctgccagttgaggacttgtgaggcatctgtttctcaaacaagacactcgaatgtacttgtcctcttgctcagttgtgcaccggggtctccccctcctctttctattctggttagagccagtttgcgctgttctgtgacgggagtagtacacagcattgtacgagatcttcagttacttggcaatttctcgcatggaatagactgcatttctcagaacaagaatagactgaagagtttcagaagaaagttctttgtttctgtccattttgagtctgtaatcgaacccacaaactCTGATGCTCcggatactcaactagtctaaagaaggccagttccattgcttctttaatcagaacgaAAGTTttaagctgtgctaacataattgaaaaagggttttctaatgataatttagcattttaaaatgataaacttggattagctaacacagcgtGCCATTAGAAcaaaggagtgatggttgctgataatgggcctctgtacgcctatgtggatattccattaaaaatcatccgtttccagctacaatagtcatttacaacattaacaatgtctacactgtatttctgatcaatttgatgttattttaaatggacaaaaaatgtgcatttctttcaaaaacaaggacaattctaaatgaccccaaagtgcttcgagagactagtcaaggattatatcaccggccaccctagactcacttcagtttgcataccgccctaacaggtCCACAGATAATGCAAT from Oncorhynchus keta strain PuntledgeMale-10-30-2019 chromosome 23, Oket_V2, whole genome shotgun sequence includes the following:
- the LOC118375285 gene encoding protein shisa-like-2A; the protein is MSSECTSYYSAENVFMNGSSCPKEGSDPSATFCCGFNDIKYCCDDPNSFFPYEYGYMWWLSFGALIGLSIAAVVLLAFLITVCVLCYLFIATKPSRLDNGLPLRPPGLDPREGPSHTGPAPSIGPQGFRKHFFSRKLDCDNQPPDPERLFQRCFVTTVNMEGPS